Proteins from a genomic interval of Polaribacter sejongensis:
- a CDS encoding efflux RND transporter permease subunit, with protein sequence MNFWTKVAGLILRNRYLVLLVIAIITGLLASQMKYMKFSYTEANLLPEDHIANLEYNQFLEIFGEEGNLVILGIKDSTVFTPKKFNAWNNLVRKFDSLEEIDFTISIADVQKLKADRKQRKFVLEPLYEKEPTTTQEVLDIKNQLFEKLPFYDNLLFNKETGTLQTAIYIKKEIINTPQRRDFIFNTLIPTIKKFEKDNNVDIRVSGMPYIRTLNAQNIQDEILLFVAGALGITAVIFFFFFRSFRATFITLLVVMTGVIWAFGFIGWFGYEITVLSALIPPLIIVIGVPNAVFLINKYQQEIKKHGQQAKALQRVISKVGNATLMTNITTASGFATFVFVKSSLLREFGILASVNIISIFILALLIIPILYSFMPLPKKKHLNHLETKWIENVVNWMEKMVRNRRITIYFTTVIVIVAAIIGVYKIKVSGSLIEDMPKSLEFYQDIKFFESEFGGIMPLEILVDTKKEKGVMSLSTLKKMEKINEAIEAFPELSKPISITNVVKYSKQAYYKGNPKYYQLPTSQEQSYIFAYTKNSNSDASMLKNFVDSTGRYARITTFMKDIGTEKMNVIQERLREVIAKEFPSDKYTVSVTGKALVFIKGTNYLIKNLVISLSLAIFLIAIFMAWMFRSPPMIFISLLPNILPLLITAGLMGYFGIPIKPSTILVFSIAFGISVDDTIHFLAKYRQELMANNWRVKPSVYGALRETGVSMFYTSIVLFFGFLTFTLSSFGGTIALGGLVSVTLLLAMVSNLLLLPSLLLTFEKKIANKKVFKEPSIRIIPPEEEDKLEE encoded by the coding sequence ATGAATTTCTGGACAAAAGTTGCTGGCCTTATCTTAAGAAACCGTTATTTGGTTTTATTAGTTATTGCCATCATTACAGGTTTATTAGCTTCACAAATGAAGTATATGAAATTCTCATATACAGAAGCAAATTTATTACCTGAAGATCACATAGCAAATCTAGAATACAACCAATTTTTAGAAATTTTTGGAGAAGAAGGCAATCTGGTTATTTTAGGAATTAAAGATTCTACAGTATTTACACCAAAAAAGTTTAATGCTTGGAATAATTTAGTTCGAAAATTTGATAGTTTAGAAGAAATAGATTTTACAATTTCTATAGCAGATGTTCAAAAATTAAAGGCAGACAGAAAACAACGAAAATTTGTATTAGAACCTTTGTATGAGAAGGAACCTACAACAACACAAGAGGTTTTAGACATAAAAAATCAACTTTTTGAAAAACTACCTTTCTACGATAATTTACTCTTTAATAAAGAAACAGGTACGTTACAAACGGCCATTTATATTAAAAAAGAAATCATAAATACACCACAACGTAGAGATTTCATTTTTAACACTTTAATTCCGACCATAAAGAAATTTGAAAAAGATAATAATGTAGACATTCGAGTATCTGGAATGCCTTACATTAGAACACTAAATGCACAAAACATACAAGATGAAATATTACTTTTTGTAGCAGGTGCATTAGGAATTACCGCAGTTATTTTCTTCTTTTTCTTCAGATCTTTTAGAGCAACCTTTATTACACTATTGGTAGTAATGACAGGTGTTATTTGGGCTTTTGGTTTTATAGGATGGTTCGGTTATGAGATAACAGTTTTATCGGCATTAATACCTCCTTTAATTATTGTTATTGGTGTACCCAATGCTGTTTTTCTGATTAATAAATATCAGCAAGAAATAAAGAAACATGGTCAGCAAGCAAAAGCCTTACAACGTGTAATTTCTAAGGTAGGTAATGCTACATTAATGACGAACATTACAACTGCATCTGGTTTCGCAACATTTGTTTTTGTAAAAAGTAGTTTGCTTAGAGAATTTGGTATTCTTGCTTCCGTAAACATCATTAGTATTTTTATACTAGCCTTATTAATTATACCTATTTTATATAGTTTTATGCCACTTCCAAAAAAGAAGCATTTAAACCACTTAGAGACAAAGTGGATTGAAAATGTTGTGAATTGGATGGAAAAAATGGTACGAAACAGGAGAATAACAATCTATTTTACCACAGTTATTGTTATTGTTGCAGCAATTATAGGGGTTTACAAAATAAAAGTTTCGGGTAGTTTAATAGAAGACATGCCTAAAAGTTTAGAATTTTATCAAGATATAAAATTCTTTGAAAGTGAGTTTGGCGGTATTATGCCCTTAGAGATTTTAGTAGATACTAAAAAAGAAAAAGGAGTTATGAGTTTATCGACTTTAAAAAAGATGGAAAAAATAAATGAAGCCATAGAAGCTTTTCCGGAACTATCTAAACCCATCTCTATCACCAATGTAGTAAAATACTCTAAACAGGCTTACTATAAAGGGAATCCTAAATATTATCAATTACCAACAAGTCAGGAACAAAGTTACATTTTTGCATATACCAAAAACTCAAATAGTGATGCAAGTATGCTTAAAAACTTTGTAGATTCTACAGGACGTTATGCAAGGATAACTACTTTTATGAAAGACATTGGTACTGAAAAGATGAATGTAATTCAAGAACGTTTAAGAGAGGTAATTGCTAAAGAATTTCCGTCAGATAAATATACCGTTTCAGTTACAGGAAAAGCATTAGTTTTTATAAAAGGAACCAATTATTTAATAAAGAATTTAGTTATTTCTTTATCATTGGCTATTTTCTTAATCGCCATTTTTATGGCTTGGATGTTTAGATCTCCACCAATGATTTTTATTTCATTGCTGCCTAACATATTGCCATTACTAATTACAGCTGGTTTAATGGGCTACTTTGGTATTCCTATAAAACCATCAACAATACTTGTATTTAGTATTGCGTTCGGTATTTCTGTAGATGATACGATTCACTTTTTAGCAAAATACAGACAAGAATTAATGGCTAATAATTGGCGTGTAAAACCATCGGTTTATGGAGCACTTAGAGAAACAGGAGTAAGTATGTTCTATACTTCTATTGTACTCTTTTTTGGCTTTTTAACCTTTACACTTTCTAGTTTTGGAGGTACCATTGCATTAGGTGGCTTAGTCTCTGTAACCTTATTATTGGCAATGGTTTCTAACTTACTATTATTACCTTCATTATTATTAACTTTTGAAAAGAAAATAGCAAACAAAAAAGTATTTAAGGAACCTTCTATAAGAATTATTCCACCAGAGGAAGAAGACAAATTAGAAGAATAA
- the asnS gene encoding asparagine--tRNA ligase, whose amino-acid sequence MINSNVAELLKSEGLLLQEVTLKGWVRTFRSNRFIALNDGTTINNIQCVIDFENTDETTLKRITTGAALCIKGTLAASQGKGQSVEIQVSEIEILGDSNPDEYPIQPKKHSFEFLRENAHLRVRTNTFSAVMRVRSKLSFAVHQYFQERDFNYVNTPIVTSSDAEGAGEIFKVTTFKDNEAPLNEDGKIDHSKDFFGKETNLTVSGQLEAETFAMALGKAYTFGPTFRAENSNTTRHLAEFWMIEPEVAFMDLDGNMDLAEDFIKYVINYVLDKCADDLAFLDQRLTQEEKSKPQAQRSEMSLLDKLKFVVDNNFKRVSYTEAIDILRNSKPNKKKKFQFPINEWGADLQSEHERFLVEKHFKCPVILFDYPADIKAFYMRLNDDGKTVRAMDVLFPGIGEIVGGSQREERYDVLADKMKTLGIEEELWWYLDLRKFGTAVHSGFGLGFERLVQFTTGMSNIRDVIPFPRTPQNADF is encoded by the coding sequence ATGATAAACAGCAACGTAGCCGAACTTTTAAAATCGGAAGGATTATTACTACAAGAAGTAACCCTAAAAGGATGGGTTAGAACATTTAGAAGCAATCGCTTTATTGCTTTAAATGATGGTACTACTATTAACAACATACAATGTGTTATCGATTTTGAAAACACAGATGAAACCACATTAAAAAGAATTACAACTGGTGCCGCTCTTTGTATAAAAGGGACTTTGGCTGCAAGCCAAGGAAAAGGTCAATCTGTAGAAATTCAAGTTTCAGAAATTGAAATTTTAGGAGATTCTAATCCAGATGAGTATCCTATTCAACCTAAAAAACACAGTTTCGAGTTTTTAAGAGAAAATGCACATTTACGTGTAAGAACAAATACTTTTAGCGCTGTAATGCGTGTACGTTCTAAATTATCTTTTGCGGTACATCAGTATTTTCAAGAAAGAGATTTTAATTATGTGAACACACCAATAGTTACAAGTTCTGATGCAGAGGGTGCTGGAGAAATATTTAAAGTTACAACCTTTAAAGACAACGAAGCTCCTTTAAACGAAGATGGTAAAATTGACCATTCTAAAGATTTCTTTGGTAAAGAAACTAATTTAACTGTTTCTGGCCAATTAGAAGCTGAAACTTTTGCAATGGCATTAGGAAAAGCGTATACTTTTGGACCAACCTTTAGAGCAGAAAATTCTAATACTACCCGTCATTTAGCTGAGTTTTGGATGATAGAACCAGAGGTTGCCTTTATGGATTTAGATGGTAATATGGATTTAGCAGAAGACTTTATTAAGTATGTGATAAATTATGTTTTAGATAAATGTGCAGATGATTTAGCTTTTCTAGACCAACGTTTAACACAAGAAGAAAAAAGCAAACCACAGGCACAAAGAAGTGAAATGAGTTTGTTAGACAAACTAAAGTTTGTTGTAGATAACAACTTTAAGAGAGTTTCTTATACAGAAGCAATTGATATTTTACGTAACTCTAAACCAAATAAAAAGAAAAAATTTCAATTCCCTATTAATGAATGGGGAGCAGATTTACAATCTGAACACGAACGTTTTTTAGTTGAAAAACACTTTAAATGTCCGGTTATTTTATTTGATTATCCAGCAGACATCAAAGCATTTTACATGCGTTTAAATGATGATGGAAAGACAGTTAGAGCTATGGATGTTCTATTCCCAGGAATTGGAGAAATAGTTGGAGGATCACAAAGAGAAGAACGTTATGATGTTTTAGCTGATAAAATGAAGACACTGGGTATTGAAGAAGAACTTTGGTGGTATTTAGATTTAAGAAAATTTGGTACAGCAGTTCATTCTGGTTTTGGATTAGGTTTTGAAAGACTTGTACAATTTACCACAGGAATGAGTAATATTAGAGACGTAATTCCGTTCCCAAGAACGCCACAAAATGCAGATTTTTAA
- the rpoN gene encoding RNA polymerase factor sigma-54 encodes MLKQSLQYKLLQKLSPQQIQLMKLIQLPTQAFEERLKQEIEENPALDTGKDEADSIDDDLSNEYDDAGTEKIEAEDINIDDYLSDDEIPNYKTQANNYSADDEEKNVPYASGTSFHQSLKNQLSTYTFTDEELSIAEFLVGSIDDSGYIRREIIDIVDDLAFTENVFTTEEKVISILKKVVHTLDPIGVGARDLKECLIIQLKRKESNKIRSLAIDILETAFDHFVKKHYKKLQEKFTISEEELKEVNKEISKLNPKPGSSYAGNNKIAEQIVPDFSIKLVDGELDLVLNSRNAPELHISREYNNMLKGYQEATVKSKSQKDAVFFIKQKLDSAKWFIDAIKQRQQTLLVTMNTIMHYQYDYFLTGDERKLKPMILKDIADKINMDVSTVSRVANSKYVSTPYGTKLIKEFFSESMKNDQGEDVSTKEIKKILETVILEEDKKKPLTDEKLAAILKEKGYPIARRTVAKYREQLDLPVARLRKEI; translated from the coding sequence ATGCTAAAACAAAGTTTACAATACAAGCTATTACAGAAATTATCTCCTCAACAGATACAGTTGATGAAGTTAATTCAATTGCCTACGCAAGCTTTTGAGGAACGTCTAAAACAAGAAATTGAAGAAAATCCTGCATTAGATACTGGTAAAGATGAAGCGGATTCTATAGATGATGATTTGTCGAATGAATATGATGATGCTGGAACCGAAAAAATAGAAGCAGAAGACATCAATATAGATGATTATCTTAGTGATGACGAAATACCAAATTACAAAACACAAGCTAATAATTACTCTGCTGATGATGAAGAGAAGAACGTACCTTATGCTAGTGGTACTAGTTTTCATCAATCTTTAAAAAATCAATTAAGTACCTATACTTTTACTGATGAAGAACTTTCTATAGCTGAGTTTTTAGTGGGTAGTATAGATGATAGTGGTTATATCAGAAGAGAAATTATAGATATAGTAGACGATTTAGCTTTTACAGAAAATGTTTTTACCACAGAAGAAAAAGTTATCTCTATTCTAAAAAAAGTGGTGCATACTTTAGATCCTATTGGTGTTGGAGCCAGAGATTTAAAGGAGTGTTTAATTATTCAACTAAAGAGAAAAGAAAGCAACAAAATTAGAAGTTTAGCAATTGATATTCTAGAAACTGCTTTTGATCATTTTGTAAAAAAACACTATAAAAAATTACAAGAAAAGTTTACTATTTCTGAAGAGGAATTAAAAGAAGTAAATAAAGAAATTTCTAAACTAAACCCTAAACCTGGGAGTTCTTATGCTGGTAATAATAAAATAGCAGAACAGATTGTTCCTGACTTTTCTATTAAGTTGGTTGATGGGGAATTAGATTTAGTTTTGAATTCTAGAAATGCTCCTGAATTGCATATTTCTAGAGAATATAACAATATGCTTAAAGGCTACCAAGAAGCTACCGTAAAAAGTAAGTCTCAAAAAGATGCTGTATTTTTTATCAAACAAAAATTAGATTCGGCAAAATGGTTTATTGATGCTATTAAACAGCGTCAGCAAACACTTTTAGTGACTATGAATACAATTATGCACTATCAGTATGATTATTTCTTAACAGGTGATGAGCGCAAGCTAAAACCAATGATTTTGAAAGATATTGCAGATAAAATTAACATGGATGTTTCTACTGTTTCTAGGGTTGCAAATAGTAAATATGTTTCTACTCCTTATGGTACAAAATTAATTAAAGAATTCTTTTCTGAATCTATGAAAAATGATCAAGGAGAAGATGTATCTACCAAAGAAATAAAGAAAATATTAGAGACCGTAATTTTAGAAGAGGATAAAAAGAAACCTCTAACGGATGAAAAACTAGCAGCAATTCTAAAGGAAAAAGGGTATCCTATTGCTAGAAGAACAGTGGCAAAATACAGGGAACAGTTAGACTTACCTGTAGCTCGTTTACGTAAAGAAATTTAA
- a CDS encoding porin family protein: MKIALTLFIILFSVIGSFAQKDSLNLGDRYAEDQIYVAVSYAQFVDQPQEIFKSNFSYGLSVGFLKDVILNKQGNVSIAAGVGYGFDFFNHELKVEEINNTTDFSNDETISANLFKSHNLEFPLELRWRTSTANKYSFWRIYGGIKFSYNFSNKFQFDDENGNTFKYQDVSNYNKLQYGLTLSTGYDEFNINLYYGLTPVFENSTINGEVINTKILKFGLIFYLL, translated from the coding sequence ATGAAAATAGCCTTAACTCTCTTTATAATTTTGTTTAGTGTAATTGGGTCTTTTGCACAGAAAGATTCCTTAAACCTAGGCGATAGGTATGCAGAAGATCAAATTTATGTGGCAGTTTCTTATGCTCAGTTTGTAGATCAACCCCAAGAAATATTTAAAAGTAATTTTTCATATGGACTTTCAGTTGGCTTTTTAAAAGATGTGATTTTAAACAAACAAGGTAATGTCTCTATAGCAGCTGGTGTAGGATATGGTTTTGATTTTTTTAATCATGAGCTTAAAGTAGAAGAAATAAACAATACAACAGATTTTAGTAATGATGAAACTATTAGCGCTAATCTATTTAAATCTCATAACTTAGAATTTCCATTAGAACTTAGATGGAGAACTTCCACAGCAAATAAATATAGTTTTTGGAGGATATATGGTGGTATTAAATTCTCTTACAATTTCTCTAATAAATTTCAGTTTGATGATGAAAATGGGAATACCTTTAAGTATCAGGATGTTTCTAATTACAATAAATTGCAGTATGGCTTAACTTTGTCTACGGGGTATGACGAGTTTAATATCAACCTTTATTACGGATTAACACCTGTTTTTGAAAATAGTACTATAAACGGAGAAGTTATAAATACTAAAATCTTAAAATTCGGACTTATTTTCTATCTTTTATAG
- a CDS encoding ExbD/TolR family protein, whose protein sequence is MSKFRKKKKGMPAVNTAALPDIVFMLLFFFMVTTTMRETSLQIDAPRLPSATEVKKLEHKSLVTTIYVGKAKDAKYGTSYNRIQLNDKIATADEVPAFIINARSKVSEAEVPFMTTSIKADTESSVGTIIDIRLKLRDVNALKISYSASKKTE, encoded by the coding sequence ATGTCTAAATTTAGAAAAAAGAAGAAAGGAATGCCTGCAGTAAATACTGCAGCTTTACCAGATATTGTATTTATGTTGTTATTCTTTTTTATGGTTACTACAACCATGAGAGAAACTTCTTTACAAATTGATGCTCCAAGGCTACCTTCGGCAACAGAAGTAAAGAAATTAGAGCATAAAAGTTTGGTGACTACTATTTATGTAGGTAAAGCTAAAGATGCTAAGTACGGTACAAGTTATAATAGAATTCAATTGAATGATAAAATTGCTACTGCGGATGAAGTCCCTGCATTTATAATAAATGCAAGATCTAAAGTTTCTGAGGCAGAAGTTCCATTTATGACAACTTCTATTAAGGCAGATACAGAATCTAGTGTTGGTACAATTATTGATATTAGATTAAAATTAAGAGATGTAAATGCTCTTAAAATTAGTTATTCTGCTTCTAAAAAGACTGAGTAA
- a CDS encoding ExbD/TolR family protein: protein MARRENPEINAGSMADIAFLLLIFFLVTTTMNVDSGVSKKLSEKPPADYVPPVIKEKNIFEVSINRNNELLVEGERMDIKDLKEAAISFVDNGGGEGKVENGVATGPCSYCKGDRSDDSSDHPNKAIISVQSDRLTEYGTYLTVQDELLKAYSFLRNRLSVEKYKIPFEELEESYKDNRANENLKNKVEFIKTAYPQIISDQEPTN from the coding sequence ATGGCAAGAAGAGAGAATCCAGAAATTAATGCAGGTTCTATGGCAGATATTGCCTTCTTGCTGTTAATCTTTTTCTTAGTAACAACAACAATGAATGTGGATTCAGGAGTTTCTAAAAAACTATCTGAAAAACCACCAGCAGATTATGTGCCACCTGTTATTAAGGAAAAAAACATTTTTGAGGTAAGTATTAATAGAAATAATGAGCTTTTAGTTGAAGGCGAAAGAATGGATATTAAAGACCTAAAAGAAGCCGCTATCTCATTTGTAGATAATGGTGGAGGAGAAGGTAAAGTTGAAAATGGCGTTGCTACCGGACCATGTAGTTATTGTAAAGGTGATAGAAGTGATGATTCTTCAGATCACCCTAATAAAGCTATTATATCGGTACAAAGTGATAGGTTAACAGAGTATGGAACTTATTTAACTGTTCAAGATGAATTGTTAAAAGCTTATAGTTTTTTAAGAAATAGACTAAGTGTTGAAAAATACAAGATTCCATTTGAAGAACTTGAAGAAAGTTATAAGGATAATAGAGCTAATGAGAATTTGAAAAATAAAGTTGAGTTTATCAAAACAGCTTATCCTCAAATTATTTCAGATCAAGAACCTACAAATTAA
- a CDS encoding MotA/TolQ/ExbB proton channel family protein, which yields MKKVVNVLSVTGFMFFGAIQSTFAQEAAEESKTFHQELKQRFIEGGPEFMGIVLVALILGLAIAIERIIYLNMATTNTKKLVASVDDALSSGGIEAAKEVCRNSKGPVASIFYQGLDRVDEGVDAAEKAVVSYGGVQMGLLEKNISWLSLFIALAPMLGFMGTVIGMIQAFDMIAVANDISPGVVAVGIKVALLTTVFGLIVAIILQIFYNYIVSKIDSIVNNMEDASIQLIDLLVKYKK from the coding sequence ATGAAAAAAGTAGTAAATGTCCTATCCGTAACAGGATTTATGTTTTTTGGAGCTATTCAATCAACTTTCGCACAAGAAGCAGCTGAAGAGTCAAAAACTTTCCACCAAGAATTAAAACAACGTTTTATTGAGGGTGGCCCAGAATTTATGGGAATTGTATTAGTAGCCTTAATTTTAGGTTTAGCAATTGCAATTGAAAGAATTATTTATTTAAACATGGCAACAACGAATACTAAGAAATTAGTAGCAAGTGTAGATGATGCTTTAAGTTCTGGTGGTATAGAAGCTGCTAAAGAAGTTTGTAGAAACTCTAAAGGACCAGTTGCATCTATCTTTTACCAAGGTTTAGATAGAGTAGATGAAGGTGTAGATGCTGCAGAAAAAGCTGTAGTTTCTTATGGAGGAGTTCAAATGGGACTTTTAGAGAAAAATATTTCTTGGTTATCTTTATTTATTGCTTTAGCACCGATGCTTGGGTTTATGGGTACGGTAATTGGTATGATTCAGGCTTTTGATATGATTGCAGTAGCAAATGATATTTCTCCTGGAGTTGTAGCTGTTGGTATTAAAGTAGCATTATTAACAACTGTATTTGGTTTAATAGTAGCAATTATTTTACAGATTTTTTATAATTACATCGTATCTAAAATCGATAGTATTGTAAATAACATGGAAGATGCATCTATTCAATTAATAGATTTATTAGTGAAATATAAAAAATAA
- a CDS encoding asparaginase has product MTRKPNILLIYTGGTIGMMKDYKTNALKAFDFSQIVEKIPELQQLNCNIESISFEDAIDSSNMNTKYYISIVEIIEENYKKFDGFVVLTGSDTMAYTSSAISFMLENLQKPIIFTGSQLPIGDLRTDAKENLITSIEVACAYKNGKPIVSEVCLYFEYKLYRANRTTKISSELFEAFTSMNFPPLAESGVHLKFNEHLIHQEEQEEALIVRKHLVDEVVILKLFPGISNLVVESILNIPNLKGVVLETYGSGNAPNSESFICLLKTAIDKGIKIINVTQCKSGRVMMGHYDTSLLLLEIGVINGRDITTESAIAKLMYLLDKNLSDDEFKYFFEKSLRGELTDNYHF; this is encoded by the coding sequence ATGACAAGAAAACCTAACATATTACTTATATATACTGGCGGAACGATTGGTATGATGAAAGACTATAAGACAAATGCCTTAAAAGCATTTGATTTTAGTCAGATTGTAGAAAAAATTCCAGAATTGCAACAGTTAAATTGTAATATAGAAAGTATTTCTTTTGAAGATGCAATAGATTCATCAAACATGAATACTAAATACTATATAAGTATTGTTGAAATTATTGAAGAAAATTATAAAAAATTTGATGGTTTTGTTGTGTTAACAGGTTCCGATACCATGGCGTACACTTCTTCTGCGATTAGTTTTATGTTAGAAAATTTACAAAAACCAATCATTTTTACAGGATCTCAACTGCCAATTGGAGATTTAAGGACAGATGCTAAAGAAAATTTAATCACTTCTATAGAGGTAGCGTGTGCATATAAAAATGGAAAGCCAATTGTATCTGAAGTTTGTTTGTATTTTGAATACAAGTTATATAGAGCAAATAGAACCACTAAAATAAGTTCAGAGTTATTTGAGGCGTTTACATCTATGAATTTTCCGCCATTAGCAGAAAGTGGAGTGCACCTTAAATTTAATGAGCATTTAATTCATCAAGAAGAACAAGAGGAAGCATTAATTGTAAGAAAGCATTTGGTTGATGAAGTGGTTATTTTAAAGTTGTTTCCAGGGATATCAAATCTGGTAGTAGAAAGTATTTTAAATATTCCTAATTTAAAAGGAGTTGTGTTAGAAACGTATGGATCTGGTAATGCACCCAATTCCGAAAGCTTTATTTGTTTGTTAAAAACGGCAATTGACAAAGGAATTAAAATTATAAACGTAACCCAATGCAAAAGTGGTAGGGTAATGATGGGGCATTATGATACAAGTTTACTGCTTTTAGAAATAGGAGTGATTAATGGTAGAGATATTACTACGGAGTCTGCGATAGCTAAGTTAATGTACTTATTAGATAAAAACCTATCAGATGATGAGTTTAAATATTTCTTTGAGAAATCTTTAAGAGGCGAATTAACTGATAATTATCATTTTTAA
- a CDS encoding zinc metallopeptidase — MIGFYILIGVIALASWLVSNTLKNKFKKYSKIQLRNGMSGAEIAEKMLADNGIFDVKVISTPGRLTDHYNPADKTVNLSESVYNQRNAAAAAVAAHECGHAVQHAQAYSYLTMRSKLVPVVSVTSKFSQWLVIGGLIMGAASGATGIGFYIAVAGLIFMGFATVFSFVTLPVEYDASNRALAWLKNKNMVSQEELAGATDALTWAARTYLVAALGSLATLLYWGMQILGGRD, encoded by the coding sequence ATGATAGGATTCTATATTTTAATTGGAGTAATTGCTTTGGCTAGTTGGTTAGTGAGTAATACGCTGAAGAATAAATTTAAAAAATACTCTAAAATTCAGCTTAGAAACGGGATGAGTGGTGCAGAAATTGCAGAAAAAATGTTAGCTGATAACGGTATTTTTGATGTAAAAGTAATTTCTACTCCTGGTAGATTAACAGACCATTACAACCCTGCAGATAAAACAGTAAATTTAAGTGAGTCTGTTTACAACCAAAGAAATGCTGCTGCTGCTGCAGTTGCTGCGCATGAATGCGGTCACGCAGTGCAACATGCACAAGCATATAGTTATTTAACAATGCGATCTAAATTAGTACCCGTTGTAAGTGTAACTTCTAAATTTTCTCAATGGTTAGTAATTGGTGGGTTAATTATGGGAGCAGCTTCAGGAGCTACAGGAATTGGTTTTTACATTGCCGTTGCAGGTTTAATTTTTATGGGCTTTGCAACAGTTTTTAGTTTTGTTACCTTACCTGTAGAATATGATGCTAGTAATAGAGCATTAGCTTGGTTAAAAAACAAAAACATGGTTTCTCAAGAAGAATTAGCGGGAGCAACGGATGCTTTAACATGGGCTGCAAGAACGTATTTAGTTGCTGCCTTGGGTTCATTAGCAACCTTATTATATTGGGGAATGCAAATTTTAGGAGGAAGAGATTAG